A DNA window from Aspergillus nidulans FGSC A4 chromosome I contains the following coding sequences:
- a CDS encoding uncharacterized protein (transcript_id=CADANIAT00006502) has protein sequence MLNDETRSNPNPLTERTASELEQDVRDFHRRKELSSVVDVELLVKAALIARDRIYMQICSLTEPEKRVFESEEKLGFFQQTKELKVSILTTACAAIIQGWQQSTINASSRGWQCQFLLPNSTEEQPMVNVVRHVIGTWLSDPLQESKFGRRSALFVSALFCAACVLGTARCDTWQQLLACRLILGIGIGAKASIAPVFAAEVAADHLRGRLLMMWQIFDTFGIFIGFLCYWIVGRSWRGLLGSAAVPALILLVLVFLCPESPRFLIRRDRYPEAFLSLRQLRGSDIQAAKDLYYIHAQLQIETELINGKRPEEWWAKEVYQEKVKAQSFFQRVGALFSVRRNLRACIAAFLVMAAQQLCGINVLSFYSSTLFRSASSTSSTNNTTLSDFSNPADIVNCEIPMDDTVAWLNFGFGLANFLFTIPAYMFIDRRGRRILLLVSLGGMFFTLVATSGFFLIITPDDARKGLVSTFTIVVFTLFYGIGAGPVPFTFSAEVFPLAFREVGMSFSVMVNFIGLSILILFVPPLTTAFSPDDPNRDKARLVGQSNLLFFFTVMTVASSGLNALAFILVYFLVPSGTAGISLEEMNSIFNTRTAVHAYEHLPAAVRRRWQPLVVQKEGQEHQRDQHHLQTIYSNV, from the exons ATGTTGAACGACG AAACACGCAGTAACCCAAACCCGCTGACCGAGCGGACGGCCAGCGAGCTGGAACAGGATGTGCGCGATTTCCACAGACGAAAAGAGCTTAGCAGCgttgtcgatgtcgagctcCTCGTGAAGGCAGCACTTATAGCCCGTGACCGAATCTACATGCAGATTTGCAGCCTGACGGAGCCCGAGAAGCGCGTGTTCGAGTCCGAGGAGAAGTTGGGGTTTTTTCAGCAGACGAAGGAGCTGAAAGTCAGCATCCTGACGACTGCTTGTGCTGCGATCATTCA GGGATGGCAGCAGTCAACGATCAACGCCAGCTCGCGGGGCTGGCAGTGCCAGTTCCTTCTACCCAATTCGACCGAAGAGCAACCCATGGTTAATGTTGTCCGGCATGTAAT TGGGACATGGCTCAGCGACCCCCTCCAGGAATCTAAATTTGGCCGTCGGTCTGCACTTTTCGTATCGGCATTATTTTGTGCTGCATGTGTGCTCG GCACCGCTCGGTGTGATACATGGCAACAACTCCTAGCTTGTCGACTCATCCTTGGAATTGGG ATAGGTGCAAAGGCGTCCATTGCCCCAGTGTTTGCAGCCGAAGTAGCCGCAGACCATTTACGAGGCCGGCTGCTGATGATGTGGCAAATTTTTGACACGTT TGGTATTTTCATTGGGTTCCTATGCTACTGGATTGTCGGCCGAAGCTGGCGCGGCCTTCTCGGCAGCGCCGCAGTCCCTGCCCTTatcctccttgtcctcgtcttcctgtGCCCGGAATCGCCCCGGTTTCTCATTAGAAGAGATAGATACCCAGAAGCCTTCCTGAGCCTCCGCCAACTACGGGGCTCCGATATCCAGGCTGCCAAAGACCTATACTACATCCACGCGCAGCTGCAAATAGAGACTGAATTGATTAATGGGAAGCGGCCGGAGGAGTGGTGGGCCAAAGAGGTCTATCAGGAAAAGGTAAAGGCACAGTCATTCTTCCAGAGAGTTGGGGCTCTTTTCAGTGTTCGGAGGAACCTGAGGGCTTGTATTGCGGCGTTTCTCGTCatggcagcgcagcagctTTGTGGG ATCAACGTCCTTTCGTTCTACTCGTCTACGTTGTTTCGATCAGCATCTTCAACTTCTAGTACTAATAACACGACGCTAAGCGATTTCTCGAATCCCGCTGACATTGTCAACTGCGAAATACCCATGGACGATACAGTCGCGTGGCTGAACTTCG GATTCGGTCTCGCCAACTTCCTATTCACAATCCCAGCGTATATGTTCATCGACAGAAGAGGCCGTCGTATCCTTTTGCTTGTCTCTCTTGGGGGGATGTTCTTCACCCTGGTCGCAACCAGCGGGTTCTTCCTGATCATCACGCCAGACGATGCACGTAAAGGCCTCGTTTCTACGTTTACAATTGTTGTGTTTACACTTTTCTACGGGATCGGGGCTGGTCCTGTTCCATTCACATTCAGTGCCGAAGTCTTCCCTCTGGCATTCCGCG AGGTCGGCATGAGTTTCAGCGTCATGGTGAACTTCATCGGCCTGAGCATCTTGATTCTCTTTGTGCCCCCGCTGACTActgccttctcgccggaTGACCCCAACAGAGATAAGGCGCGTTTAGTAGGCCAGTCTAAtttgctctttttctttaC CGTAATGACTGTTGCGTCTAGTGGCCTGAACGCCCTTGCCTTCATCCTAGTCTACTTCCTCGTTCCTAGCGGAACAGCGGGGATTAGTCTCGAGGAGATGAATTCTATAT TCAATACTCGGACGGCCGTACACGCATATGAACACCTCCCTGCTgcggtgagaagaagatggcagcCACTGGTTGTGCAAAAGGAGGGACAAGAACATCAGCGAGATCAACACCATTTGCAAACCATATATAGTAATGTCTAG
- a CDS encoding ankyrin repeat and protein kinase domain-containing protein (transcript_id=CADANIAT00006503), translating into MRFPRRRPLDFRKELAERLLSAIGKGAGRFAPRDELLQIWNVEVLAEFASRERIRLPSASSLEDIRKDFLQTISLLVYVGWDEWSRFDTLFLSHKGPDQELDRTDRHIQEYDVQTLSNADFLGPMRGNLFFDNRHLFCPVEIVENENLRLDGNWKLPLLEGRSEHCGRGGFGQVTREVIAARHYHSVHGPSMSEKVVARKVFKSIIDFERERWVLKELRKCEVQNARIVLPLATVVVGGQSNILFPPARMDLDKFLAGGLVSPDECGMMELLTELMGLAGALSHLHTSLGFNVYGCHADLKCANILIYPSRENSGSSRIGSWMITDFGLSIITASAKRRDSGFMLPEQQATDTVTLLRQMPGAYQAPEVRYGDGVSRSSDIWSFGCIMVRVLAFKLDGVRGLQELDRLRAKDDDGVTIYSNDHFNRGEPPILNPHIANWINNLPVRYPGYNGEFLQDCAAVLRRTLAIDKHDRPKASEVQYLLGELRSLFHTSMHTPSESASSVPSLGTPRSSVTDLAPPSSVGGALRVEDLFNAIRGSNLRKVEACLAEGVDIEKHDDHGDTPLGVAARLGHGPIVQCLLEARAQVNARSAGGKTALMLASYAGFEGVVQLLLHHNADCQEYSNEGLTCLHYATFRHASAGLIRLLTQHFKPVDIPTRSPTEETPLVSLLKNYVPSTAWEDKVRALISAGADVNATDKFGNKPIDYTGGVRSEAALEMLQAPVGPPRSIRSSIDSGQSHRSFSLRWRRSKG; encoded by the exons ATGAGATTCCCCAGGCGCCGACCTCTGGACTTTCGCAAAGAACTGGCTGAACGGCTGCTGAGTGCTATTGGCAAGGGTGCAGGGAGATTCGCGCCGCGCGATGAACTACTACAAATATGGAATGTTGAAGTGCTAGCGGAATTTGCGTCCCGCGAAAGAATCCGGCTTCCTTCTGCTTCATCTCTTGAAGATATTCGCAAAGATTTTCTGCAGACAATCTCCCTCCTGGTTTACGTCGGCTGGGATGAGTGGTCGCGTTTCGATACGCTATTCCTATCGCATAAGGGACCTGATCAAGAGCTGGATCGGACCGATCGACATATTCAGGAATATGATGTTCAAACTCTATCAAACGCTGATTTCCTAGGTCCAATGAGGGGAAATCTATTCTTTGACAATCGACATCTCTTCTGTCCCGTCGAAATCGTAGAGAATGAGAATTTGAGGCTAGATGGTAACTGGAAACTACCGTTGTTGGAGGGCAGATCTGAGCACTGTGGACGTGGTGGCTTTGGGCAGGTTACCAGAGAGGTGATCGCAGCCAGGCATTATCACTCAGTCCACGGCCCATCCATG TCCGAAAAAGTCGTTGCTCGCAAGGTATTCAAATCCATTATAGACTTTGAGCGTGAGCGCTGGGTCCTAAAAGAGCTCCGTAAATGTGAAGTCCAGAATGCACGCATCGTCCTCCCCCTCGCAACGGTTGTCGTCGGTGGCCAGTCCAACATCCTCTTTCCACCGGCGCGAATGGACCTGGACAAGTTCCTCGCCGGTGGACTGGTGTCGCCAGACGAGTGTGGGATGATGGAGCTACTAACTGAGCTAATGGGCCTTGCCGGTGCGTTGTCACACCTACACACATCGCTGGGCTTCAACGTCTACGGTTGCCACGCGGATCTCAAGTGCGCCAATATCCTCATATACCCTAGTCGCGAGAACAGCGGGTCCTCGAGGATCGGGAGCTGGATGATCACCGACTTCGGACTCTCCATAATTACAGCTTCGGCCAAACGTAGAGACAGTGGCTTTATGCTCCCCGAACAGCAGGCCACTGACACAGTGACACTTCTACGCCAAATGCCGGGCGCTTATCAAGCTCCAGAGGTCCGCTATGGTGACGGTGTTAGTCGGAGCAGCGATATTTGGTCCTTCGGGTGCATTATGGTTCGAGTCCTTGCCTTCAAGTTAGATGGAGTGCGCGGGCTCCAGGAGTTGGATAGACTTCGTGCaaaggacgatgatggcgtcACTATTTATTCCAATGACCACTTCAACAGAGGGGAGCCTCCAATATTGAACCCACATATCGCCAACTGGATCAATAATCTGCCAGTCAGGTATCCAGGTTACAATGGCGAGTTCCTGCAAGATTGTGCTGCTGTGCTTCGGCGTACTTTGGCGATCGACAAACACGATCGACCAAAGGCGAGTGAAGTTCAATACTTACTAGGAGAGCTCAGATCCCTCTTCCATACATCAATGCATACCCCCTCGGAGTCCGCCTCGTCGGTACCCTCACTTGGAACACCAAGGTCGTCAGTAACTGATCTCGCACCTCCGTCAAGCGTAGGCGGTGCTCTCCGGGTGGAGGATCTTTTCAATGCAATCAGGGGCTCCAATCTGCGTAAAGTTGAGGCATGTCTTGCAGAAGGCGTCGATATCGAAAAGCACGATGACCACGGTGATACACCACTGGGGGTAGCTGCTAGGTTGGGACATGGGCCGATTGTCCAGTGTTTGTTGGAAGCGAGGGCGCAAGTCAATGCAAGGTCTGCAGGAGGCAAAACGGCTTTGATGCTTGCCTCGTATGCAGGCTTCGAGGGTGTTGTGCAACTGCTTCTTCACCATAACGCAGATTGTCAAGAATACTCCAATGAAGGACTGACTTGTCTCCACTACGCAACCTTTCGGCACGCCAGCGCAGGACTCATCCGGCTCCTGACTCAACACTTCAAGCCTGTTGACATCCCAACGAGAAGTCCCACCGAGGAAACTCCACTAGTGAGCTTGCTCAAGAACTATGTTCCCAGCACCGCATGGGAAGATAAGGTCCGCGCTCTAATATCCGCGGGCGCAGACGTGAACGCAACTGACAAGTTTGGAAACAAACCGATCGACTATACAGGGGGAGTCAGGTCAGAAGCAGCTCTTGAGATGCTTCAAGCTCCCGTTGGTCCACCCCGCTCAATTCGGTCAAGTATTGATAGCGGACAATCACATCGTTCCtttagccttcgctggcgAAGATCAAAAGGTTGA
- a CDS encoding uncharacterized protein (transcript_id=CADANIAT00006504), translating to MGAQFSQFFPPHPTFTSENLSEQQGKVFLITGGTSGIGLELAKILYCHGGKVYITARSEEKAEKAIQEIQASAPNHHGELDFIILELDDLRSIKASVEAFKAQESKLDILWNNAGVSQPPLGSVSKQGHELQLAVNCFGPFLFTQMLLPLLDAAVASSVSPGSVRVIWTSSQVAELSSPDEGIIMSELTSPPKDNVRNYVNSKTGNWFLSAEFARRYGSRGIVSVALNPGAANTNLLKDARLMKILSYPLLHRAGLAAHTELYAGFSPAISLQNNGCYVIPFGRIHDQVADALLSAMKVAEDGGSGRAKEFWEFCEARTKDYL from the coding sequence ATGGGCGCCCAGTTCTCCCAGTTCTTTCCCCCCCACCCAACCTTCACCAGCGAGAACCTCTCGGAACAGCAAGGCAAAGTGTTCCTCATCACTGGCGGCACGTCTGGAATTGGGTTGGAACTCGCCAAGATTCTCTATTGCCACGGCGGCAAGGTCTACATTACCGCCCGCagcgaagagaaagcagaaaaggcgATCCAAGAAATCCAAGCCTCTGCACCTAATCATCATGGTGAGCTGGACTTTATCATCCTCGAGCTTGATGATCTAAGGAGCATCAAGGCTTCGGTAGAAGCCTTCAAAGCACAAGAATCGAAACTGGATATCCTGTGGAACAATGCCGGCGTCTCCCAACCGCCCTTGGGTAGCGTTTCCAAACAAGGCCATGAGCTCCAGCTAGCCGTCAACTGCTTCGGccccttcctcttcacgcAGATGTTACTCCCTTTACTCGACGCGGCGGTTGCCTCGTCCGTATCTCCTGGGTCAGTGAGAGTAATTTGGACAAGCAGTCAAGTCGCTGAGCTCTCCTCGCCGGATGAAGGAATCATCATGTCTGAGCTTACCAGCCCACCTAAGGACAATGTCCGCAACTACGTAAACTCCAAGACAGGAAACTGGTTCCTGTCTGCCGAGTTCGCCCGACGATATGGGTCCCGTGGGATCGTCAGCGTTGCGTTGAACCCCGGAGCAGCAAACACGAATCTTCTCAAGGACGCGAGGCTGATGAAGATACTCTCTTATCCCTTGCTGCACAGAGCGGGCTTGGCTGCACATACAGAGCTGTATGCTGGGTTTAGTCCTGCGATATCGTTGCAAAACAATGGCTGCTATGTCATCCCGTTTGGCCGAATCCATGATCAGGTGGCGGACGCATTATTGAGCGCGATGAAGGTGGCAGAGGATGGTGGATCGGGGAGAGCAAAGGAGTTTTGGGAGTTTTGTGAGGCTAGGACGAAGGATTACCTCTGA
- a CDS encoding cytochrome P450 (transcript_id=CADANIAT00006505), translated as MGVYLFSSSLWATLLLAILIYRLVRITYNLYFHPLSGIPGPSAWAASRLPFVYALIRGTIIQDFQKLHEQYGPIIRIAPNEVTFAHPEAYTDIFQPRPEKSQGQFLKDPLWWARQPGHPDSLLSVINPERHAQMRRVLSPGFTARALRKQEPFVQKYVNLLVAQLQDLVSKSPSAHINMTPWFNYTTFDIFGDLGFGESFDCLQHSRYHPWIALLFDSVKAAGFVIATRYYPLIEAVLLKCVPPSMRKIQRDHYQQIVDKVQRRLGWELQRPDFMSYVIDERGGLRLDAGELYATFMILTTAGSETTATALTGTLNYLVNHSPESLQRLENEIRGAFSGLDAITLDAVRNLPFLNAVIQEGLRLCPPIPWVLPRLVPQGGSMICGTWLPGGTPVSIQAYTLNRDPTLFNRATSFLPERWLASSTSDSSSCFFNDQRQVVQPFSTGPRACLGQHLAWAEMRLILAKLVWVFDFGAIDGQGVNWEDLRTYLLVERKPINVRISSRTV; from the exons ATGGGTGTCTACCTATTCTCCTCTAGCCTGTGGGCAACACTCCTGCTCGCCATTTTGATT TATCGCCTTGTTCGGATTACCTACAATCTTTATTTCCATCCGTTATCTGGCATTCCCGGGCCCAGCGCGTGGGCTGCATCTCGTCTTCCGTTCGTTTACGCGCTGATCAGGGGTACCATCATCCAGGACTTCCAAAAGCTTCACGAGCAGTACGGTCCCATTATCAGAATTGCTCCAAATGAAGTGACATTTGCCCACCCGGAAGCCTACACCGATATCTTTCAGCCTCGCCCCGAAAAGAGTCAGGGCCAATTCCTCAAAGATCCGCTGTGGTGGGCGCgtcaacctgggcatccGGATTCGTTACTCAGCGTTATTAACCCAGAAAGACATGCGCAGATGCGGCGCGTCCTAAGTCCAGGGTTCACAGCCCGCGCTCTCCGCAAACAAGAACCGTTTGTTCAGAAATATGTCAATCTGCTTGTAGCGCAGCTGCAGGACCTTGTCAGCAAAAGTCCAAGCGCCCACATCAACATGACACCGTGGTTCAACTACACTACTTTCGACATCTTTGGGGATCTCGGTTTTGGCGAGTCCTTTGACTGTCTTCAGCACTCAAGATACCATCCATGGATTGCCTTACTATTCGACAGTGTCAAGGCCGCCGGCTTCGTTATTGCCACGCGGTATTATCCGCTGATTGAAGCCGTTCTACTCAAGTGTGTTCCACCTTCAATGCGAAAAATCCAACGAGATCACTATCAGCAGATCGTCGACAAAGTCCAGCGCCGACTGGGCTGGGAACTGCAGCGCCCCGATTTCATGTCTTACGTTATTGACGAGAGGGGTGGTCTTCGACTTGATGCAGGTGAGCTTTACGCTACCTTTATGATTTTGACCACAGCAGGCAGTGagacaacagcaacagcattAACTGGGACCCTAAACTACTTGGTAAATCATAGCCCCGAAAGTCTTCAACGACTCGAGAATGAGATTAGAGGTGCTTTTTCCGGCCTGGACGCGATCACGCTTGATGCAGTGCGCAATTTGCCCTTCCTCAATGCAGTCATACAGGAGGGACTCCGACTATGTCCACCAATTCCATGGGTATTGCCCCGCCTCGTCCCTCAAGGAGGCAGTATGATATGCGGTACATGGCTGCCAGGTGGG ACCCCAGTGTCAATCCAAGCATACACCCTCAATCGTGACCCAACCCTCTTTAACCGAGCCACCTCATTTCTTCCAGAGCGATGGCTGGCGTCTTCCACGTCCGACTCCAGTTCTTGCTTTTTCAATGATCAGCGCCAGGTCGTCCAGCCTTTCAGCACCGGGCCCCGTGCATGTCTCGGCCAGCACCTGGCGTGGGCCGAAATGCGGCTGATACTTGCCAAATTGGTCTGGGTGTTTGACTTTGGGGCGATTGATGGCCAGGGTGTCAATTGGGAGGACCTGCGGACGTATCTGCTTGTTGAGAGGAAGCCAATCAACGTGCGTATCAGCTCTCGCACGGTCTGA
- a CDS encoding uncharacterized protein (transcript_id=CADANIAT00006506), with the protein MPGIPPHLAAAGCLESCPIPLAPFSSATGLYVLLLRVRTLWALNITAWKRIRLAAVFGLGILAFAASIVRLGMTHVLTSSPGATWNISSISKWAVICACLPVLPALLDRYREKNFGSSLNRLWSGGSRRSYSSAATESEVRFYCAYPDIISKSKGPISSTSDNQPPAISLERLSPQTEVNLHLTKKNSSPEAEPCRGDGDSGDYRAGRSATSTSSTSQVITPQRKTMMQARFTRGTGKSKSGCENLPTARSESHRNRNEFRSVQYSLSLAWGMDLDSA; encoded by the exons ATGCCTGGGATTCCGCCTCACCTAGCCGCTGCTGGATGCCTGGAATCTTGCCCTATACCTCTGGCGCCCTTCAGTTCAGCCACAGGTCTCTACGTCCTTCTGCTCCGTGTCCGCACTCTCTGGGCCCTAAATATAACGGCGTGGAAAAGGATTCGGCTTGCAGCTGTCTTCGGTCTGGGAATACT TGCCTTCGCCGCAAGCATAGTCCGTCTCGGCATGACGCACGTCCTCACAAGCAGCCCAGGCGCAACCTGGAACATATCCTCAATTTCTAAATGGGC AGTTATCTGCGCTTGTCTGCCCGTTTTACCTGCCTTGCTTGATAGATACAGAGAGAAGAACTTTGGCTCCTCGCTTAACAGACTCTGGTCAGGCGGAAGTCGTCGGAGTTACTCCAGCGCCGCGACAGAATCAGAGGTCA GATTTT ACTGCGCATACCCCGACATTATCTCAAAAAGTAA GGGTCCAATTTCTTCCACCTCCGACAACCAGCCCCCAGCCATCTCTTTGGAGCGCCTATCACCCCAGACAGAAGTGAATCTTCATCTCACCAAAA AGAATAG CTCGCCAGAAGCGGAGCCATGTCGTGGAGATGGCGATAGTGGTGATTACCGTGCGGGCCGCTCGGCTAcatcaacctcctcgacgTCGCAAGTCATAACTCCACAGCGGAAGACTATGATGCAGGCCCGTTTTACAAGGGGT ACTGGCAAATCCAAATCTGGCTGTGAG AATTTGCCGACTGCACGGTCAG AGAGTCACCGCAATCGGAACGAGTTTCGCTCAGTTCAATACTCCCTAAGCCTAGCCTGGGGCATGGACCTGGATTCGGCTTGA
- a CDS encoding uncharacterized protein (transcript_id=CADANIAT00006507) gives MALLERLCGILVPILLLNVLNVRGHVIYGRGAPSLPVNAASISDQVPSALVRRQSVGDVELRILPLGASITWGLKSETHNGYRKYLRDQLRFDGWEVNMVGSKHDPDSTMKDNDVEAHSGDTIDMVTAAVHGSLAYKPNVVLINAGTNDCRLGIEIPEAGARMRSLIETLVQAEDMSRTLIVLSTLLPTENAQAKANVPSVNAQYRTLVKTMREEGVSIVLAEMNRADGWIAFPNDFADDTHPNEAGYKKMASIWHSAIKDAANKNLIVAPAAFGSPGGSDGQCEREYGTGVYAGGLTQRGSGEEDGIYYHDSEAMGEVFTVLGGEDDFDTFFFARIFSRDRDDMLRWTKADGSVKYLLNRNIDGQSTKFVDEHISMTVEDNCNPAGVNFIDVNADGLDDFVCIAKDGTAYASINTGEDPPRFVYKGLWKSREGYGQANVRLGDVDGDGRADYCVVAGNGDITCWRNGWVDDMPKYWQPLGKRFTGKGIGDLRGVRLEDINGDGRDDWLWVDDVGATTTYTNARSCQTVEEGDGLNIVWRPGYHKGYSSGPTHFGMSDFGNSGLRRRVHFARIYGVPQDFGLLGSQDYVFVDRDDNPVNGGGDGDKVGGYTYRIRVWKNKGSGGTKIKADGNRYCNMLGHDDGRMDYVWILSKGDMRIYPNKGLSFVSNDGESYWGPNYVIFDPASMSINRDLDRRDLHLVDWDGDGACDIIWTDPNNLNRPRLFRNRIKETGDFNWEYTANPAPTVTCPEQRGLGFFDRPVQLADITGNGKADYLCIEKDGRTWGWVHNDNGWELIDQVKFSEAKDRANLHWADVNGDGRADLIHTNKFNGDGTVWYNRGRREIGGSRFWWEPAGLTYEGAVAGSCTYFADLDGDGRADMHAITHSMLNTAETWYNKCELTDSTGDDGPITDPGLPSIPE, from the exons ATGGCTCTACTTGAAAGACTTTGTGGTATTCTTGTTCCTATTCTACTTTTGAATGTTCTGAATGTACGTGGACATGTCATATACGGGAGAGGCGCTCCCTCCCTCCCGGTCAACGCCGCTTCTATATCAGACCAGGTCCCATCTGCCCTTGTCCGCCGTCAATCCGTGGGAGACGTAGAGCTGCGCATTCTTCCCTTGGGAGCATCAATTACCTGGGGTTTGAAGTCGGAGACTCACAATGGTTACCGCAAATATCTTCGGGACCAGCTCCGTTTTGACGGCTGGGAAGTTAATATGGTTGGGAGTAAACACGACCCAGATTCAACGATGAAGGACAAC GACGTCGAAGCGCACTCCGGCGATACAATTGACATGGTTACCGCCGCAGTGCATGGATCGCTGGCGTACAAGCCTAATGTTGTTCTGATCAACGCAGGTACAAACGATTGTCGCCTAGGCATTGAGATACCTGAGGCCGGAGCCCGCATGCGCTCTCTGATAGAGACACTGGTCCAAGCAGAGGACATGAGCCGTACTTTGATTGTCCTTTCCACCCTGCTTCCTACTGAAAACGCCCAGGCTAAGGCTAATGTCCCGAGCGTAAATGCGCAGTACCGGACGCTCGTGAAAACCATGCGTGAGGAGGGTGTCTCCATTGTTCTCGCGGAGATGAACAGGGCAGACGGCTGGATTGCTTTCCCCAACGACTTCGCCGACGATACTCATCCGAACGAAGCTGGATACAAGAAAATGGCGTCTATATGGCATTCAGCGATCAAGGATGCTGCGAACAAGAACCTCATTGTTGCACCGGCAGCGTTTGGAAGCCCAGGGGGAAGCGATGGGCAGTGCGAGAGGGAGTACGGAACTGGTGTTTATGCCGGTGGATTGACGCAACGTGGCagtggagaagaggatgggATCTACTATCACGACAGCGAGGCAATGGGTGAGGTCTTTACTGTGCTTGGCGGAGAAGATGACTTTGACACGTTCTTCTTCGCACGAATATTCAGTCGTGACCGCGACGATATGCTCAGATGGACTAAGGCCGACGGCAGCGTCAAGTACCTCCTTAATCGAAATATTGACGGGCAGAGCACAAAGTTCGTCGATGAGCACATCTCTATGACCGTTGAAGATAACTGTAACCCAGCTGGTGTTAATTTCATCGATGTTAATG CTGATGGTTTGGACGATTTTGTTTGTATTGCAAAAGACGGAACGGCCTACGCAAGCATCAACACCGGTGAAGACCCTCCTAGGTTTGTGTACAAAGGGCTATGGAAATCGCGCGAGGGCTATGGTCAGGCCAATGTAAGGCTGGGAgatgttgacggtgatggtAGGGCCGACTATTGCGTGGTTGCTGGTAATGGGGATATTACCTGTTGGCGGAATGGATGGGTTG ACGATATGCCGAAGTATTGGCAGCCGCTTGGTAAACGGTTCACCGGTAAAGGAATAGGGGATCTTCGAGGCGTTCGGCTCGAGGACATCAATGGCGAT GGACGAGATGACTGGTTGTGGGTAGATGATGTTGGCGCGACAACAACCTATACCAATGCACGAAGCTGCCAAAcagttgaagaaggcgacggtCTGAACATTGTGTGGAGGCCGGGCTACCACAAGGGGTACAGCTCCGGACCGACACACTTTGGGATGAGCGACTTTGGCAACTCTGGGCTCCGACGTCGCGTTCACTTCGCACGAATATATGGAGTGCCGCAGGACTTTGGTCTTCTCGGCAGCCAGGACTACGTCTTCGTTGACAGGGACGACAACCCAGTGAACGGTGGAGGTGACGGTGACAAAGTGGGCGGGTACACATACAGAATCCGTGTATGGAAGAATAAAGGAAGCGGAGGAACAAAAATCAAAG CCGATGGGAATCGGTACTGCAACATGTTGGGCCACGACGACGGTCGTATGGACTATGTTTGGATCCTCTCGAAGGGCGACATGCGAATATACCCTAACAAGGGGCTTTCCTTCGTTTCCAATGATGGGGAGAGCTACTGGGGTCCAAACTATGTTATCTTCGACCCTGCAAGTATGTCAATCAACCGAGACCTCGATCGTCGGGACTTGCATCTCGTCGACTGGGATGGGGATGGTGCATGCGACATAATCTGGACAGACCCAAATAATCTGAACCGGCCTCGACTGTTCCGTAATCGGATTAAAGAGACCGGCGATTTCAATTGGGAGTACACTGCCAATCCTGCGCCCACCGTGACCTGCCCGGAACAACGTGGACTAGGGTTCTTTGACCGACCAGTCCAGCTCGCTGATATTACAGGAAATGGCAAAGCTGACTATCTCTGCATCGAGAAAGACGGACGGACCTGGGGCTGGGTTCATAATGACAATGGCTGGGAGTTGATTGATCAGGTCAAATTTTCCGAGGCCAAAGACCGGGCGAATCTACACTGGGCTGATGTCAATGGTGATGGCCGAGCCGACCTAATTCATACCAACAAGTTCAACGGCGATGGGACTGTGTGGTACAATCGTGGCCGCCGTGAGATCGGCGGCTCACGGTTCTGGTGGGAACCAGCAGGCCTGACATACGAAGGTGCAGTTGCAGGATCCTGCACCTACTTTGCTGATCTTGATGGAGACGGGCGCGCGGATATGCATGCAATCACTCATTCCATGCTAAATACCGCAGAGACTTGGTATAACAAATGTGAACTTACTGACTCTACCGGGGATGATGGCCCCATTACTGACCCGGGCTTACCAAGCATACCTGAATGA
- a CDS encoding uncharacterized protein (transcript_id=CADANIAT00006508) — protein sequence MATTGVVVTVQVSREYGWDYFGSDQESHRLRTNITVREPHDVDYHKP from the exons ATGGCCACGACTGGAGTGGTAGTCACCGTCCAGGTATCACGAGAGTACGGTTGGGACTAT TTTGGGTCTGATCAGGAAAGCCACAGGCTTAGGACAAATATCACCGTTAGAGAACCCCATGATGTGGATTATCACAAACCATAA